The genomic DNA CGAAGGCGCCGGCAAGGGCGAGACCGTCAAGCTGCTCAATGAATGGATGGACCCGCGCCTGATCGAGGTGCGTACCTTTGACCAGCAAACCGATGAAGAACTGGCGCGCCCGCCGGCCTGGCGTTACTGGCGCCAACTGCCGGCCAAGGGCCGCATGGGCATCTTTTTCGGCAACTGGTACAGCCAGATGCTGCAAAGCCGGGTACACGGGCAGATCAAGGATGCGCGCCTGGACCAGGCCATTGCCGGCGCCGAGCGCCTGGAAAAGATGCTCTGCGATGAAGGCGCGCTGATCTTCAAGTTCTGGTTTCACTTGTCCAAAAAACAAATGAAAGCGCGGCTCAAGGCCCTGGCCGATGACCCGCTGCACAGCTGGCGCATCAGCCCGCTGGACTGGCAGCAGTCCGAGACCTACGACAAATTTGTGCACTTCGGAGAGCGCATCCTGCGTCGTACCAGCCGCGACTATGCGCCATGGCATGTGATCGAAGGCGTCGATGCACATTACCGCAGCCTTACTGTGGGCAAGATCCTCCTTGAAAGCCTGCAAAATGCCTTGAAGGTACCCAAGGGCAAGGCGAGCGGCCAGAACCCGGCGCCGTTGATTGCGTCGGTGGACAAAAAAAGCCTGCTGGACAGCCTGGACCTGAACCAGCGCCTGGAAAAAGACGATTACGAAGAACAGCTGATTACCGAACAGGCGCGCTTTTCCGGCCTGATGCGTGACAAACGCATGCGCAAGCACGCGCTGGTTACGGTGTTTGAGGGCAATGATGCGGCGGGCAAGGGCGGGGCGATCCGCCGGGTGGCGGCGGCGCTGGACCCGCGCCAATACCATATCGTGCCGATTGCTGCGCCGAGTGAAGACGAGCGCGCCCAGCCATACTTGTGGCGGTTCTGGCAGAAAATCCCGGCGCGCGGCATGTTTACCGTGTTTGACCGTTCCTGGTACGGGCGCGTGTTGGTGGAGCGCGTCGAAGGCTTCTGCACCCCGGCCGACTGGATGCGTGCCTATGGCGAGATCAATGATTTTGAAGAACAGTTGCGCGATGCGGGCGTGATCGTGGTCAAGTTCTGGCTGGCCATCGACAAGGACACGCAGCTGGAGCGTTTCCAGGCCCGGGAAGACATCCCGTTCAAGCGTTTCAAGATCACCGAAGACGATTGGCGTAACCGCGACAAATGGGACGATTACCGCGCCGCCGTGGGCGACATGGTGGACCGCACCAGCACCGAAATCGCGCCCTGGACCCTGGTGGAAGCCAATGACAAACGCTGGGCACGGGTCAAAGTGCTGCGCACCATCAACCGGGCGCTGGAAGAGGCGTTCGACAAGACCGACAAGCACGACAAGAAGAAAAAGAAATAGCTCGGTGCCGGGTTTGTTGTTGTGAAAAAACTTGTTGTGGCGAGCGGGCTTGCCCCGCGTTGGGCTGCGAAGCAGCCCTAAAACCTGCCACCGAGTTTTGACTGAAAGAATGCGGTGCCTGGATCAGGGCCGCTTCGCGCCCCAACGCGGGGCAAGCCCGCTCGCCACAACAAGCTCGCTCGCCACAGGAGGCAGTGCAATCATGCTTTTGTATAGGCGGGATGAATGATCGTCGCGGTTGCCGGGGCCTGGATCTATGCTCGATCCATCGCCCAACAACCATAAGATCGAGGTAGCCCATGCGTGAAGTAGTGATCGTCGACAGCGTACGAACCGGCCTGGCCAAATCCTTTCGCGGCAAATTCAACCAGACCCGTCCCGATGACATGGCCGCCCACTGCGTCAATGCGTTGCTGGCGCGCAATGGCATTGACCCGGCCTCAGTGGAAGATTGCATCGTCGGCGCGGGCTCCAACGAAGGCGCGCAGGGTTACAACATCGGGCGCAACGTGGCGGTGCTCTCGCAACTGGGCACAGGTGTGGCGGGCATGACGCTCAACCGTTTCTGTTCCTCGGGCCTGCAG from Pseudomonas tolaasii NCPPB 2192 includes the following:
- the pap gene encoding polyphosphate:AMP phosphotransferase, encoding MFESAEIGHAIDKDTYDAEVPALREALLEVQYELQQQKRFPVIILINGIEGAGKGETVKLLNEWMDPRLIEVRTFDQQTDEELARPPAWRYWRQLPAKGRMGIFFGNWYSQMLQSRVHGQIKDARLDQAIAGAERLEKMLCDEGALIFKFWFHLSKKQMKARLKALADDPLHSWRISPLDWQQSETYDKFVHFGERILRRTSRDYAPWHVIEGVDAHYRSLTVGKILLESLQNALKVPKGKASGQNPAPLIASVDKKSLLDSLDLNQRLEKDDYEEQLITEQARFSGLMRDKRMRKHALVTVFEGNDAAGKGGAIRRVAAALDPRQYHIVPIAAPSEDERAQPYLWRFWQKIPARGMFTVFDRSWYGRVLVERVEGFCTPADWMRAYGEINDFEEQLRDAGVIVVKFWLAIDKDTQLERFQAREDIPFKRFKITEDDWRNRDKWDDYRAAVGDMVDRTSTEIAPWTLVEANDKRWARVKVLRTINRALEEAFDKTDKHDKKKKK